From a region of the Malania oleifera isolate guangnan ecotype guangnan chromosome 12, ASM2987363v1, whole genome shotgun sequence genome:
- the LOC131144678 gene encoding E3 ubiquitin-protein ligase AIRP2-like isoform X1, with protein MWQKHPNASSYRESIKSLEADIQHANTLAAALPRYCNGDCIQMRLAYGPFAPFFLFLIEWLNFNCTDTLPSYLGLLHILVYKVYVDGMPTMSSQERKATLREFYAVIYPMLRQLEGELIELEDYNKRSRCSDVVNRKRLEERRKLCDKDQDRDDECGICMETCSKMVLPSCGHSMCISCFHDWYKIISLTLHDYFIVFQKGDVIKMYSMLIIRNVRSRSCPFCRGSLKRVSSRDLWVLTSNGDVIDTITLAKENVRCFYLYIENLPLMVPNTTQVSVFDYMI; from the exons ATGTGGCAAAAACATCCCAATGCATCTTCCTACAGAGAATCAATCAAATCTCTTGAAGCTGATATTCAACATGCCAACACCCT GGCAGCTGCTCTCCCTAGGTATTGCAATGGGGATTGCATTCAGATGAGGTTGGCTTACGGCCCTTTTGCTCCCTTTTTCCTATTTCTGATTGAATGGTTGAACTTTAACTGTACAGATACTCTCCCAAGTTATTTAGGCCTTCTCCACATACTTGTGTATAAG GTATATGTGGATGGAATGCCAACCATGTCTTCACAGGAAAGGAAAGCAACCCTCCGGGAATTCTATG CTGTTATATATCCTATGCTTAGGCAACTTGAAGGCGAACTAATTGAATTGGAAGATTATAACAAAAGGAGTCGATGCTCGGATGTTGTCAACAGAAAAAGGCTGGAAGAAAGGAGGAAGCTTTGTGACAAAGATCAGGATAGAGATGATGAATGTGGGATTTGCATGGAAACTTGCTCCAAGATGGTATTGCCTTCTTGTGGTCACTCAATGTGCATCAGTTGCTTCCATGACTGGTACAAAATCATTTCTTTAACTCTTCATGATTATTTCATAGTTTTCCAAAAAGGGGATGTAATTAAAATGTACTCAATGTTGATCATCAGGAATGTTAGGTCACGGTCTTGCCCCTTTTGCCGAGGCAGCCTAAAGCGGGTCAGCTCTAGAGATTTATGGGTTCTGACTAGTAATGGTGATGTAATTGACACAATCACTCTTGCAAAAGAGAATGTTAGATGTTTCTACCTTTACATTGAAAATCTGCCTCTCATGGTGCCCAATACCACCCAGGTTTCTGTATTTGATTACATGATATGA
- the LOC131144678 gene encoding E3 ubiquitin-protein ligase AIRP2-like isoform X2, producing the protein MWQKHPNASSYRESIKSLEADIQHANTLAAALPRYCNGDCIQMRLAYGPFAPFFLFLIEWLNFNCTDTLPSYLGLLHILVYKVYVDGMPTMSSQERKATLREFYAVIYPMLRQLEGELIELEDYNKRSRCSDVVNRKRLEERRKLCDKDQDRDDECGICMETCSKMVLPSCGHSMCISCFHDWNVRSRSCPFCRGSLKRVSSRDLWVLTSNGDVIDTITLAKENVRCFYLYIENLPLMVPNTTQVSVFDYMI; encoded by the exons ATGTGGCAAAAACATCCCAATGCATCTTCCTACAGAGAATCAATCAAATCTCTTGAAGCTGATATTCAACATGCCAACACCCT GGCAGCTGCTCTCCCTAGGTATTGCAATGGGGATTGCATTCAGATGAGGTTGGCTTACGGCCCTTTTGCTCCCTTTTTCCTATTTCTGATTGAATGGTTGAACTTTAACTGTACAGATACTCTCCCAAGTTATTTAGGCCTTCTCCACATACTTGTGTATAAG GTATATGTGGATGGAATGCCAACCATGTCTTCACAGGAAAGGAAAGCAACCCTCCGGGAATTCTATG CTGTTATATATCCTATGCTTAGGCAACTTGAAGGCGAACTAATTGAATTGGAAGATTATAACAAAAGGAGTCGATGCTCGGATGTTGTCAACAGAAAAAGGCTGGAAGAAAGGAGGAAGCTTTGTGACAAAGATCAGGATAGAGATGATGAATGTGGGATTTGCATGGAAACTTGCTCCAAGATGGTATTGCCTTCTTGTGGTCACTCAATGTGCATCAGTTGCTTCCATGACTG GAATGTTAGGTCACGGTCTTGCCCCTTTTGCCGAGGCAGCCTAAAGCGGGTCAGCTCTAGAGATTTATGGGTTCTGACTAGTAATGGTGATGTAATTGACACAATCACTCTTGCAAAAGAGAATGTTAGATGTTTCTACCTTTACATTGAAAATCTGCCTCTCATGGTGCCCAATACCACCCAGGTTTCTGTATTTGATTACATGATATGA